GGCCGTCCAGTGTTTACTTGTAGCGGTAGACGATACGACCACGTGTCAGGTCGTACGGGCTCAGCTCCACCACTACCCGGTCCTCAGGGAGAATCCTGATGTAGTGCTGGCGCATCTTTCCAGAGATGTGTGCCAGAACGACGT
This genomic window from Arthrobacter sp. EM1 contains:
- the infA gene encoding translation initiation factor IF-1, whose translation is MAKKDGVIEIEGVVTEALPNAMFRVELTNKHVVLAHISGKMRQHYIRILPEDRVVVELSPYDLTRGRIVYRYK